A window of Candidatus Xiphinematobacter sp. Idaho Grape contains these coding sequences:
- the ahcY gene encoding adenosylhomocysteinase codes for MNTANLISHQADHQVANLALANWGRKEITMAEHEMPGLMALRTKWSKEKPLQNVRITGLVHMTVQTAVLIETLCRLGASVRWASCNVFSTQDHAAAAIAKAGVAIFAWKGETLGEYWQCIYRALCFPGGQGPHLIIDDGGDATFLVHKGYELEEGSDWVNASSITSEENIIKNLLKRVHMEIPFHWHEITKEWCGVAEETTTGIRRLYKMLEQGRLLVPAINVNDSVTKSKFDNLYGCRESIVDGIKRATDVMIAGKVAVVCGYGPVGKGCAHALCRFGARVIVTEIDPINALQAAMEGFEVTCVEQSLGKADIYVTATGNCDVLTLEHVFEMKDQAIVCNIGHFDNEIQVDRLNRHPRVTKLNIKPQLDCYELPNGHQIYLLAEGRLVNLGCATGHPSFVMSNSFTNQVLAQIDLWENRKQYKAGIYRLPKHLDEEVARLHLGKIGVRLTRLTPIQADYLGVPVEGPYKPERYHY; via the coding sequence ATGAATACTGCAAACCTAATTTCCCATCAGGCGGACCATCAAGTAGCGAACCTTGCACTTGCCAATTGGGGGCGCAAGGAAATTACCATGGCCGAGCATGAAATGCCCGGACTCATGGCACTTCGGACAAAGTGGAGTAAAGAAAAACCCCTGCAAAACGTGCGGATTACTGGTTTGGTTCATATGACCGTCCAAACAGCGGTACTTATCGAGACTCTCTGCAGACTAGGTGCTTCTGTACGTTGGGCAAGCTGCAATGTTTTCTCCACGCAAGACCACGCCGCGGCTGCTATTGCTAAGGCGGGAGTGGCTATCTTTGCATGGAAGGGGGAGACGCTGGGAGAGTACTGGCAATGTATCTATCGGGCTCTCTGTTTCCCAGGGGGGCAAGGGCCCCACCTTATCATAGATGATGGTGGAGACGCTACCTTTCTTGTTCATAAAGGCTACGAGCTAGAAGAAGGCAGCGACTGGGTGAATGCTTCGTCTATAACCTCTGAAGAGAACATCATCAAAAATCTTCTGAAGCGAGTCCATATGGAAATCCCCTTCCACTGGCATGAGATTACCAAGGAGTGGTGCGGAGTTGCTGAAGAAACCACTACCGGTATACGCCGCCTTTATAAGATGTTAGAACAAGGAAGACTCTTGGTACCCGCCATCAATGTCAATGACTCCGTTACTAAGTCAAAGTTCGACAATTTGTATGGTTGCCGCGAGTCTATAGTGGACGGAATTAAGCGTGCCACTGATGTGATGATTGCTGGAAAGGTCGCAGTTGTTTGTGGATATGGGCCTGTAGGTAAAGGGTGTGCACACGCACTTTGTAGGTTCGGTGCACGTGTGATTGTCACAGAGATTGATCCTATTAATGCTCTGCAAGCAGCAATGGAGGGGTTTGAGGTTACTTGTGTGGAGCAATCGCTTGGAAAAGCCGATATCTATGTGACTGCCACTGGCAATTGTGATGTTCTAACCCTAGAGCATGTCTTTGAAATGAAGGATCAGGCCATTGTTTGCAACATTGGACATTTTGATAACGAGATCCAAGTGGACCGTTTGAACCGACACCCTAGGGTTACTAAGTTAAACATTAAGCCGCAACTAGACTGTTATGAACTCCCTAATGGCCACCAGATTTACCTGCTAGCAGAAGGGCGTCTAGTTAATTTAGGGTGTGCCACCGGACATCCTAGCTTTGTGATGTCTAATTCCTTTACTAACCAGGTGCTTGCACAAATTGATCTGTGGGAGAACCGCAAGCAATACAAAGCTGGGATTTATCGCCTGCCTAAGCATTTAGATGAAGAAGTAGCTCGTCTGCATCTGGGAAAAATTGGGGTCCGACTTACACGACTAACGCCTATTCAAGCAGACTATCTCGGTGTGCCTGTAGAAGGACCATATAAGCCTGAACGCTACCACTATTGA
- a CDS encoding universal stress protein, which yields MYHNILIPLENSIADSTILEHVCRLAHSIGGYLHLLHVASGWVARNYDQLNLTESEEMKNDLRYLESVAQALRKGGLECSYELAMGEPSNEIIRIAKEREVDLIAMSTHGHRFLGDFIYGNTVDRVRHLVGVPVLLLKAAGKGKD from the coding sequence ATGTATCATAATATATTGATCCCTCTAGAAAACAGTATAGCAGACTCCACAATTTTAGAGCACGTTTGTCGGTTAGCTCACTCAATCGGTGGATACCTGCACCTTCTCCATGTAGCAAGTGGATGGGTAGCTAGAAACTATGATCAGCTAAATCTTACTGAGAGTGAAGAAATGAAAAACGATCTGAGGTACCTCGAGTCCGTGGCACAGGCTCTTCGAAAGGGGGGCCTCGAATGCAGTTATGAGCTTGCCATGGGAGAGCCCTCCAACGAGATTATCCGGATTGCCAAAGAGCGCGAGGTAGATCTAATTGCCATGTCTACCCATGGACACCGCTTTCTGGGAGATTTTATTTACGGAAATACTGTCGACCGTGTTCGCCATCTGGTGGGGGTTCCCGTACTGCTCCTCAAGGCCGCAGGTAAGGGGAAAGATTAG
- the priA gene encoding replication restart helicase PriA: MPIVVAKVIVGQSTGKILSYLVPELLQNQVKVGMCVLVPLRTRVAQGVVIDVSESVGNELGGKLRAIYEIVSETLSVQPVLISLAHWMAEYYYCPLGAALRCMLPAIMRKVQAPSKERYIFKLARKIDADELSLLREKAPCQAQLLLSLLKDPEGKLALADVEKKLKRAGSLARSLEQRGLLCIERAQAHRRHSCSGKVHLQSRTSALSAEQEIALQEVVTYIRDPENSRPILLYEATGGGKTEVYLGAIEETLRLGRTAIILVPEISLTPQITECLRSRLPSIQDQVIVVHSHLSRGSRVDAWQRIHSKQALVVIGARSAVFSPLNDLGLIIVDDEHEGSYKQEESPKYHARDMAVLRATREKCAILLGSATPSLESFLNTRKGKYRLLRLKNHVENRSLPTMRILDLRQLRRLGRLQSILSEPLCSAIQERLNRHEQTILFLNRRGFSTAMICTICGHVCRCPDCSLSMTYHHIGVRLICHLCGYIALAPLRCPSCEDFSIRYTGMGTQKIEEISKQLFPTARIVRVDADSMKRKNAYEEVLGLLKLGQIDLLIGTQILTKGLHFPNVTLIGIVNADLSLHITDFRAGERTFQLLTQIASRARRGATQGEVLVQTFTPSSPYIQFACHRNYEGFFEQEIQFRRYCGHPPFSHLVLLTLRSSIREHAESIAKRIAHKLAAILPPTVRIGDAVPAPLQRARGKFRFHLAIRTKGVSAVVHALRIALGKLPIPSDVALSVDVDPYQLL, translated from the coding sequence ATGCCCATAGTTGTTGCCAAAGTTATAGTGGGCCAGTCTACGGGAAAGATACTAAGCTACCTCGTCCCGGAACTGCTTCAAAATCAGGTAAAGGTAGGAATGTGCGTCCTTGTCCCCCTTCGCACACGTGTTGCCCAAGGGGTTGTCATCGATGTTTCTGAGTCTGTCGGAAATGAGTTGGGGGGGAAATTGCGTGCCATTTATGAAATAGTAAGTGAGACCCTCTCAGTTCAGCCTGTACTGATCAGCTTGGCGCATTGGATGGCTGAGTACTACTATTGCCCCTTGGGGGCAGCGCTGCGATGTATGTTGCCGGCTATCATGCGCAAGGTGCAGGCGCCCTCCAAAGAACGCTATATTTTCAAACTAGCACGCAAGATAGACGCCGACGAACTCTCGCTCTTGAGGGAGAAGGCCCCTTGTCAAGCACAACTATTACTCAGTCTTTTAAAGGATCCGGAGGGGAAACTAGCACTTGCTGACGTAGAAAAAAAATTGAAGCGGGCTGGTTCTCTGGCTCGCAGCTTGGAGCAGCGTGGTCTTCTTTGTATTGAGAGGGCACAAGCACACCGGCGACATTCCTGCAGTGGAAAGGTGCACTTACAAAGCAGGACATCTGCGTTAAGTGCAGAACAAGAGATAGCCTTACAAGAGGTAGTTACATACATTCGAGATCCTGAAAACTCCAGGCCAATACTTTTGTATGAGGCAACTGGAGGTGGCAAAACCGAGGTTTATCTGGGTGCAATTGAAGAAACCCTGCGCCTCGGTCGCACTGCAATCATACTTGTACCAGAAATTTCATTAACTCCCCAAATAACGGAATGTCTTAGATCTCGTCTCCCCTCTATTCAGGATCAAGTAATAGTGGTACACAGTCACCTTTCTAGAGGTAGCCGCGTTGATGCATGGCAGAGAATCCATTCCAAACAGGCTCTAGTGGTGATTGGGGCGCGCAGTGCTGTCTTTTCCCCGCTAAACGATCTTGGTCTCATCATCGTGGATGATGAACACGAAGGTTCTTATAAACAGGAGGAATCTCCTAAATATCACGCAAGAGATATGGCCGTTCTGAGAGCTACCCGGGAGAAATGTGCCATTCTGTTGGGCAGTGCCACTCCTTCACTAGAAAGCTTTCTCAATACGCGTAAAGGCAAGTACCGTCTCCTTCGGTTGAAGAACCATGTAGAAAACCGTTCTCTGCCTACCATGCGTATTTTAGATCTCCGCCAACTGAGACGCTTAGGGAGGCTACAGTCTATTCTAAGTGAACCGCTATGCTCAGCCATTCAAGAACGCCTGAATCGCCATGAGCAGACCATTCTCTTTCTCAATCGTCGGGGGTTTTCTACCGCAATGATTTGTACCATTTGCGGCCACGTCTGCCGGTGCCCCGATTGTAGTCTCTCTATGACTTATCATCACATAGGGGTTCGGCTAATCTGTCACCTTTGTGGCTACATAGCTTTAGCCCCTTTAAGGTGTCCCTCTTGTGAAGATTTCTCCATTCGTTATACAGGAATGGGTACACAAAAGATCGAGGAAATTTCCAAACAACTCTTTCCTACTGCTCGTATTGTTAGAGTAGATGCCGATTCTATGAAGCGTAAGAATGCTTACGAGGAAGTGTTAGGGCTCCTTAAACTTGGCCAGATTGACCTCTTGATTGGCACACAGATACTTACTAAGGGCCTCCATTTCCCCAATGTAACTCTCATTGGCATCGTAAATGCCGATCTTAGTCTTCATATAACGGACTTCCGTGCGGGAGAACGAACTTTCCAGCTTCTCACCCAGATAGCTAGCAGGGCTAGGCGAGGAGCAACACAGGGAGAGGTCCTCGTACAAACATTTACCCCCTCTAGTCCTTATATCCAATTCGCCTGTCACCGCAATTACGAGGGTTTTTTTGAGCAAGAAATACAATTCAGACGATACTGCGGACACCCTCCATTTTCCCATCTCGTTCTCCTCACATTACGTTCCAGCATTCGAGAACATGCTGAGTCCATTGCCAAGAGAATAGCTCATAAATTAGCCGCGATACTGCCGCCTACAGTTAGGATAGGCGACGCTGTACCAGCTCCCCTACAAAGGGCGAGGGGAAAATTTCGCTTCCACCTTGCAATTCGCACTAAAGGAGTTTCCGCAGTTGTACATGCTCTACGGATTGCTTTGGGTAAATTACCCATTCCATCAGATGTGGCTCTTTCTGTAGACGTAGATCCTTATCAACTTCTTTAA
- the ispE gene encoding 4-(cytidine 5'-diphospho)-2-C-methyl-D-erythritol kinase yields the protein MKPRKIKLHPPAKINLFLKIIGQRTDGYHEIKTLVTLLTLEDTLHIGLTPGRGIVLACNDPALPCGRTNLAFIAAKSYLEAVGSSLGVRITLEKRIPIASGLGGGSSDAAFVLLALDILHSHSLRGEVLHSIAASIGSDVPFFLRRRTAWCHGRGEILEAENFRCFENRTAVLVKPPFPVETSWAYQSWANARKIPGFLYCQQPSPWSELYNDLEVPVFEKFPLLGLIKQWLLSRQETEFALMSGSGPTLFAILRQGASSHELETAAASELGDDLWVHTCKVQLPKS from the coding sequence ATGAAACCGAGGAAAATAAAACTGCACCCTCCGGCTAAGATCAATCTCTTCTTGAAGATTATCGGACAAAGGACGGACGGATATCATGAGATTAAGACGCTAGTTACTCTCTTAACACTGGAGGATACCCTCCATATAGGGCTGACTCCAGGTCGGGGGATTGTTCTAGCATGCAATGATCCCGCCCTTCCATGTGGCAGAACCAACTTAGCTTTTATTGCTGCTAAATCCTATCTGGAAGCAGTCGGTTCCAGCCTTGGCGTCCGCATTACTTTGGAAAAACGTATTCCAATAGCTTCCGGGTTAGGTGGAGGTAGCAGCGACGCGGCTTTTGTACTGCTTGCCCTTGATATTTTGCATAGTCACTCATTGAGAGGAGAGGTTCTTCATTCCATTGCTGCGAGCATTGGCTCAGATGTCCCCTTTTTTTTAAGGCGGAGAACGGCTTGGTGTCATGGGCGGGGAGAAATTTTGGAAGCTGAAAATTTCCGTTGCTTCGAAAACCGTACGGCGGTGCTAGTAAAGCCTCCATTTCCAGTGGAAACCTCATGGGCCTATCAAAGCTGGGCCAATGCAAGGAAAATACCAGGCTTCCTTTACTGCCAGCAACCTTCGCCATGGAGTGAACTCTACAATGACTTAGAGGTGCCAGTTTTTGAAAAATTCCCTCTTCTAGGCCTTATTAAACAATGGCTCCTCAGTCGCCAAGAGACAGAGTTTGCCTTAATGTCTGGCTCAGGCCCGACACTCTTTGCAATTCTACGGCAAGGAGCTTCCTCACATGAGTTAGAGACCGCAGCTGCCTCAGAGCTTGGGGACGATCTTTGGGTGCACACTTGCAAAGTCCAGTTACCAAAATCTTAG
- the pyrF gene encoding orotidine-5'-phosphate decarboxylase gives MHSLTKTKIVVALDVHTLHDAVRIVEILRSEADAFKVGPQLFVREGPEIVRRLKAIGVQVFLDLKFHDIPNTVAQAVALACSLGADLITVHLCGGADMLEAAAQSVKGTSTLLVGVSVLTSCDANTLAVTGVSSTVEEQVLRLAGLAVQYLGGGVVASPLEILPLRNFFGNSLQIVTPGIRPTWALGDDQKRTLSPLQAAQLGANWLVIGRPITTASSPLEALLRIKKEITTGFVSKTGGC, from the coding sequence ATGCACAGCCTGACAAAAACAAAAATTGTTGTAGCCCTAGACGTACATACATTACATGACGCTGTGCGAATCGTAGAAATTCTTAGATCCGAAGCCGATGCCTTCAAGGTAGGTCCGCAGCTCTTTGTGCGTGAGGGGCCAGAAATAGTGCGAAGATTGAAAGCTATAGGAGTGCAGGTCTTTTTAGACCTAAAATTTCACGACATTCCTAATACAGTGGCTCAAGCTGTAGCGCTTGCGTGCTCCCTTGGAGCGGATCTGATAACTGTTCATCTTTGTGGGGGGGCTGACATGCTGGAAGCAGCCGCTCAAAGTGTGAAAGGAACTTCTACTCTTTTGGTAGGAGTAAGTGTCCTTACAAGCTGTGACGCAAATACTCTTGCCGTCACTGGAGTTTCGTCGACTGTGGAAGAACAGGTACTCCGGCTTGCCGGTCTCGCCGTGCAATATCTGGGAGGAGGGGTCGTTGCAAGCCCGCTGGAAATTCTTCCCCTAAGGAACTTCTTTGGGAACTCTCTTCAAATCGTAACACCGGGCATTCGGCCAACTTGGGCTCTCGGGGACGACCAAAAGCGCACTCTTAGCCCCCTACAGGCAGCTCAATTAGGAGCTAATTGGTTAGTTATCGGGCGTCCAATCACTACTGCATCATCACCTCTTGAGGCACTGCTCAGGATTAAGAAGGAAATAACGACAGGATTTGTTTCAAAAACGGGAGGATGTTAG
- a CDS encoding metalloregulator ArsR/SmtB family transcription factor, which translates to MGSLLQVLKVLTEPTRLRLLSLLLEEELTVAELQEILGMGQSRISANLALLHREALVAQRRVGKNVFYSAVHGRLEPLNFLLRRVVEDLPDINRDKNALLLALQKRKDRATEYFSKLAGKFDRAYIPGRSWQALAHALLRILPPGVIADLGAGEGTLSQLLARTAQRVIAVDNSAAMVKFGSSLARSHGCQNLEYRLGDIENLPIKDGEVDLALFSQALHHTSSPQRALYEAARILRPGGRVLILDLVSHTYEQARELYAHVWLGFSEIELHQFLERAAFIKTEISVVSRERQAPHFQTIIATALKPE; encoded by the coding sequence ATGGGTTCCCTCCTTCAAGTGCTTAAAGTACTTACCGAGCCTACTCGCCTCCGACTTCTCTCCTTATTGTTAGAAGAGGAACTTACTGTAGCAGAGCTTCAAGAAATCCTTGGCATGGGCCAGTCCAGGATTTCGGCTAATCTTGCATTGCTTCACCGAGAAGCCTTGGTTGCTCAGCGTCGAGTCGGAAAAAACGTTTTTTACTCCGCCGTGCACGGTAGGCTGGAGCCCCTGAACTTTTTGCTGCGAAGAGTTGTTGAGGACTTACCAGATATTAACCGCGATAAAAATGCTTTACTCCTTGCCCTCCAAAAAAGGAAGGATAGGGCGACGGAGTACTTTAGCAAATTAGCCGGAAAATTTGACCGTGCATATATTCCTGGAAGGTCTTGGCAGGCACTAGCACACGCTCTTTTAAGGATTCTTCCTCCAGGAGTAATTGCAGATTTAGGTGCAGGAGAAGGCACCCTCTCGCAACTACTCGCACGTACTGCTCAAAGGGTAATTGCCGTAGATAATTCTGCAGCTATGGTAAAATTTGGTTCTTCTTTGGCTCGTAGCCATGGATGCCAAAATCTAGAATATCGCCTGGGAGATATTGAAAACCTCCCCATAAAGGATGGAGAGGTTGATCTGGCACTTTTCAGCCAAGCCTTGCATCACACCTCCAGCCCGCAGCGCGCCCTCTACGAGGCAGCACGTATTCTCCGACCTGGTGGGAGGGTTTTGATTTTGGACTTAGTGAGCCACACCTATGAACAGGCACGTGAGTTATATGCACATGTCTGGTTAGGATTTTCTGAAATCGAGTTGCACCAATTCTTGGAGAGAGCTGCGTTCATAAAGACAGAAATCTCCGTTGTCTCTAGGGAGAGACAGGCCCCTCACTTCCAGACTATTATTGCAACGGCACTTAAGCCAGAATGA
- a CDS encoding DegT/DnrJ/EryC1/StrS family aminotransferase, translating into MKITCLNLSLQIASIRQELEKAMGKTIEHCTFCLGPDVIDFEQQFARFCNVQHAVAVNSGTSALHLALRLLCIGPGDEVITTPYTFASTSWAISYMGARPVYVDIEDSTFNIDAAQVEKAITPKTKAILPVHLYGLPCSLSHLLKVASAHSLPLVEDAAQAHGGIYRGRKVGSFGTLSCFSFHPAKNLGAFGEGGAILTNDATLAARARSLREHGTKQRYYHNEIGYNYRMEGLQAAVLCVKLKHLTAWIKGRRRVAELYSQMLADVPLRLPIEPQGCRSAWHLYTIRHPKRDQLKKFLLQQGIECSIHYPRPLHLQQCYTPLGYRVGDFPVAERASVECLSLPIYPELTGEQIEFVCSQIRHFFLG; encoded by the coding sequence ATGAAAATAACCTGTTTAAACCTTTCTTTGCAAATTGCCTCTATACGCCAGGAACTTGAGAAGGCAATGGGGAAAACTATAGAACACTGCACCTTCTGCCTGGGGCCTGACGTCATAGATTTCGAGCAGCAATTTGCCAGGTTCTGCAACGTACAACATGCTGTGGCGGTCAATAGTGGGACCTCTGCCTTACATCTCGCTCTTCGTCTCCTCTGTATAGGACCTGGGGATGAGGTCATTACTACACCATACACATTCGCGTCCACAAGTTGGGCCATCTCCTATATGGGTGCAAGACCAGTATATGTAGATATTGAGGACTCCACTTTTAACATTGACGCTGCGCAAGTGGAAAAGGCCATCACCCCGAAAACCAAGGCCATTCTTCCCGTACATCTTTATGGCCTACCCTGTAGCCTTTCTCATCTTCTAAAAGTTGCCAGTGCCCATTCACTGCCTTTAGTAGAAGATGCAGCCCAAGCACATGGGGGCATCTATCGTGGACGTAAGGTAGGCTCATTTGGCACGCTGTCCTGCTTTAGTTTCCATCCTGCAAAGAATCTTGGGGCTTTTGGGGAGGGAGGAGCTATTCTCACTAACGATGCTACCCTCGCAGCTCGCGCTCGTTCGCTCCGCGAGCATGGGACAAAACAACGTTACTATCACAACGAAATCGGTTATAATTACCGGATGGAAGGGCTCCAAGCTGCGGTGCTTTGTGTTAAGCTAAAGCATCTAACAGCCTGGATCAAAGGTAGACGCCGGGTAGCGGAACTGTACTCCCAAATGCTGGCGGATGTACCGCTGCGTCTTCCCATTGAACCACAAGGCTGCAGAAGCGCATGGCACCTATACACCATACGACACCCAAAACGTGATCAACTTAAGAAATTTCTGTTGCAGCAAGGAATAGAGTGTTCCATACACTATCCACGGCCTCTGCATCTACAGCAATGCTATACTCCCCTTGGGTATCGAGTTGGCGATTTTCCGGTAGCCGAGCGTGCTTCAGTCGAATGTCTCAGCCTTCCGATCTATCCTGAGTTGACGGGAGAGCAAATTGAGTTTGTCTGCAGCCAAATTCGGCACTTCTTCCTAGGATGA
- the metK gene encoding methionine adenosyltransferase, whose amino-acid sequence MPRQFVFASESVGEGHPDKVCDTISDAILDACLVQDEDSRVACEIYAKSNLLVIGGEITTRAKVAYNDIARRAIREIGYVDDDDVFHADKILILNAITKQSEDIARGITKKASRRRVAEQCAGDQGLMFGYACIETPELMPAPIMFAHRLGYELTRLRKQGGIGWLRPDTKSQVSVVYTGNKPTAISSVVVSTQHTPDISQKEIKSFVTEEVVWKVLPLELLNSETRLLVNPTGNFVVGGPQGDAGLTGRKIIVDTYGGMGRHGGGAFSGKDPSKVDRSAAYMGRYVAKNVVAAQIADQCEVQLAYAIGCAEPVSLHVNTFGTSKIDEARIEAAVKAVFGFRPAEITKQLGLLRPIYSKTTNYGHFGKVGGEFSWERTDKIEALREAIK is encoded by the coding sequence ATGCCCCGCCAATTCGTTTTTGCCTCCGAGTCTGTAGGAGAGGGACATCCCGACAAGGTATGTGACACAATTTCCGATGCCATCTTAGATGCGTGTTTGGTTCAAGATGAAGATAGCCGCGTTGCTTGTGAAATTTATGCCAAGAGCAACCTATTAGTAATAGGAGGAGAAATCACGACGCGGGCCAAGGTGGCTTACAACGACATTGCTAGGAGAGCAATCCGGGAAATTGGGTATGTAGATGACGATGACGTTTTCCATGCTGATAAAATCCTCATTCTCAATGCCATCACAAAGCAAAGTGAGGATATTGCCAGAGGGATAACCAAAAAGGCTAGCAGAAGGAGAGTTGCTGAACAATGCGCTGGTGATCAGGGCTTAATGTTTGGGTATGCTTGTATCGAGACCCCGGAACTAATGCCAGCACCCATTATGTTTGCACATCGTCTCGGCTACGAATTGACTCGTCTACGCAAGCAAGGTGGAATCGGCTGGCTGCGGCCCGATACCAAAAGTCAAGTCTCCGTCGTTTACACCGGAAATAAACCCACTGCTATTTCTAGCGTAGTAGTTTCCACTCAGCACACTCCGGATATCTCACAGAAAGAGATTAAGTCCTTTGTTACTGAGGAGGTGGTTTGGAAGGTACTACCTCTAGAATTGCTTAACAGCGAAACACGTCTTCTAGTTAATCCTACTGGGAACTTTGTGGTGGGAGGGCCTCAAGGCGATGCAGGACTCACAGGGAGGAAAATTATTGTGGATACTTATGGTGGTATGGGGCGGCATGGTGGCGGAGCCTTTTCCGGAAAAGATCCCTCCAAAGTAGACCGTTCTGCGGCCTATATGGGGCGATACGTAGCAAAAAACGTGGTAGCAGCTCAAATAGCAGATCAGTGTGAAGTCCAACTTGCTTATGCCATTGGATGTGCCGAGCCTGTTAGTCTACACGTCAATACTTTTGGAACATCAAAGATAGATGAAGCGCGTATTGAAGCCGCTGTAAAAGCTGTTTTTGGGTTTAGGCCAGCCGAAATTACTAAACAGTTAGGCTTGCTCAGACCTATCTATTCTAAAACCACCAACTATGGGCACTTTGGTAAAGTAGGTGGGGAATTTTCCTGGGAGAGGACTGATAAAATAGAGGCCCTCCGGGAAGCCATAAAATAA
- a CDS encoding TerC/Alx family metal homeostasis membrane protein: MVVSWYWWVVFGGFVAVLFASDLGALGRCKGAIDFHSALSAIALRVGLAAIFNAGIYMGWVGGYETPKLQQSAGLEFLAAYLVEIVLSLDNMFVFALIFRHFRVEGAAQHRVLLWGVLGALGMRGIFILAGLQILYFFQWATYLFGGVLIVAGIRMLVRPNEHSFAFLVERWARQCFPVSKDFHKSSFFIRENDRILVTPLFVILLIIEATDLIFAVDSIPAVFGVTRDTFILLTSNALAILGLRAMYFALAGCVDRFRFLHLGLSAALVFIGLKMMLSHTSLCINAVRSLTVILALLSGSVLASLILAAPKK; the protein is encoded by the coding sequence ATGGTGGTGTCTTGGTATTGGTGGGTAGTCTTCGGAGGGTTTGTTGCAGTTCTATTTGCCTCGGATCTAGGGGCGCTAGGTCGATGTAAAGGTGCTATCGATTTTCATTCAGCTCTGTCCGCTATAGCACTCCGCGTTGGATTGGCGGCAATCTTCAATGCAGGAATTTATATGGGATGGGTTGGCGGATATGAGACACCAAAACTACAGCAGTCTGCTGGACTAGAATTTTTGGCTGCTTATCTAGTAGAGATAGTCTTAAGCCTAGACAACATGTTTGTATTCGCTCTCATTTTTCGTCATTTCCGGGTAGAAGGTGCCGCGCAGCACCGTGTCCTGCTCTGGGGGGTGCTTGGAGCGCTAGGAATGCGAGGTATTTTTATCCTCGCTGGACTCCAGATTCTGTATTTCTTCCAATGGGCTACTTATCTTTTCGGCGGGGTGCTGATAGTAGCGGGAATACGCATGCTTGTGCGGCCGAACGAACATTCATTTGCTTTTCTGGTGGAAAGGTGGGCAAGACAATGCTTTCCAGTTTCAAAAGACTTCCATAAAAGCTCTTTTTTTATCCGAGAAAACGATAGAATCTTGGTAACCCCCTTGTTCGTCATATTATTGATCATCGAGGCGACGGACCTAATCTTTGCGGTCGACTCCATTCCTGCTGTGTTCGGGGTAACCCGTGACACGTTCATTTTGCTAACGTCGAATGCCCTTGCAATCTTAGGGCTGCGAGCAATGTACTTTGCTCTAGCAGGATGCGTGGATCGGTTTCGCTTCTTGCACTTAGGGCTTTCCGCCGCTCTAGTGTTCATTGGATTAAAGATGATGCTCAGCCACACATCACTGTGTATAAATGCAGTGCGGTCTCTCACTGTTATTCTCGCCCTTTTGTCAGGTTCCGTCCTAGCATCTCTCATTTTAGCGGCACCTAAAAAATAA